A section of the Streptomyces sp. V3I8 genome encodes:
- a CDS encoding DUF3696 domain-containing protein — protein sequence MPLERFSLENYRCFKDRQEVELGRITVVLGRNNAGKSAVVRALPVLSTGIRTDSSYPLDLDPAQGFASSFTDLIHGSSPHGRISVGFSSRTADGQLLNVEADIQNIADQGTQLVSALKICCGSESEEFSWVPGPDAYSSEKRTYRVGQDEKQLSFRGLLPDASDWSDSVGGVDGISRRVREEFDDIRYLGPFRNGPDRFFRASARPSGSVGSRGEKALAILVADEMRGRGRVAHELNNLLAHMLPGWRFVVTDVGAGIYVPRLHSIRDPELFVHLDDVGTGVVQFLPLLIQRASDRAEPPVHPVIEIVEEPELHLHPSAHATIADLYIDAARESNVRFLVETHSENFLLRLRRRVAEKKLRPEDLKIYFVEQTEGSAFLHKIEVDTLGNIDYWPTGVFSEDFEEVRALADAQANRIEDAS from the coding sequence ATGCCGCTGGAGCGGTTTTCCTTGGAGAACTACCGCTGTTTCAAGGACAGGCAGGAGGTAGAGCTTGGCAGAATCACCGTGGTGCTGGGCAGAAACAATGCTGGAAAAAGCGCTGTTGTGCGGGCTCTTCCGGTGCTGTCCACCGGAATTCGCACTGACTCCTCGTACCCATTGGATCTGGACCCGGCCCAGGGGTTCGCCTCCTCATTTACTGACCTGATTCACGGCTCGTCGCCCCATGGTCGAATTTCTGTGGGATTCTCGTCACGGACGGCGGACGGTCAACTGCTGAACGTCGAAGCCGACATCCAGAATATTGCTGACCAGGGGACTCAACTGGTCTCTGCCCTGAAGATCTGTTGCGGCTCGGAGAGCGAGGAATTCTCCTGGGTCCCTGGTCCTGACGCGTATTCATCGGAGAAGCGCACCTATCGCGTCGGTCAAGATGAGAAACAACTTTCATTCCGCGGTCTCTTGCCTGACGCCTCCGACTGGTCTGACTCCGTTGGTGGAGTTGATGGAATCTCAAGGAGGGTGCGCGAGGAGTTTGATGATATTCGCTATCTAGGCCCGTTCAGGAACGGCCCGGATCGCTTTTTTCGGGCCTCGGCCCGCCCCTCTGGAAGCGTCGGTAGTAGGGGAGAAAAGGCGCTGGCCATACTTGTCGCAGATGAGATGCGCGGCCGAGGGCGTGTTGCGCACGAGCTGAACAATCTGCTGGCACATATGCTGCCCGGTTGGCGCTTCGTAGTCACGGACGTCGGGGCGGGAATATATGTCCCTCGTCTCCATTCAATTCGCGATCCAGAACTTTTTGTTCACCTCGACGATGTCGGCACCGGAGTGGTTCAGTTCCTCCCGTTGCTGATTCAGCGGGCATCAGACAGAGCGGAACCACCGGTCCACCCCGTGATCGAAATCGTGGAAGAGCCGGAGCTTCACCTCCACCCTTCTGCGCATGCAACGATCGCAGATCTGTACATCGATGCTGCGCGAGAATCAAACGTTCGTTTCCTGGTGGAGACGCACAGCGAGAATTTTCTCTTGCGCCTACGCCGACGCGTGGCAGAGAAAAAACTGAGGCCAGAAGATCTCAAAATCTATTTCGTGGAGCAGACAGAGGGCTCTGCATTTCTACACAAGATCGAAGTGGACACGCTCGGGAACATCGACTACTGGCCGACAGGAGTTTTCTCGGAAGACTTTGAAGAAGTACGTGCTCTGGCGGATGCGCAGGCGAATCGGATTGAAGATGCGAGTTGA